In one Zalophus californianus isolate mZalCal1 chromosome 10, mZalCal1.pri.v2, whole genome shotgun sequence genomic region, the following are encoded:
- the LOC113933548 gene encoding partner and localizer of BRCA2: NVKPNKPVSEGLSSSILLFTPLNTGAPEDKNGPTADVCSHAFPTLGTTPAFGSQTHCEKVCAEAVGPTCSTPQLPHLKDSDQKQRNGWASPSKSDCSLVVSGREGQPSCDCDSGPQATPLPPESVPLKTVSCVEIHTWSRGKQSTEQTEVTDLPAYDSLNPGPPSIGFKVKEPFRFCSVDVSAMWWERAGFKEPCIITACEYVVSLWTPLNTCDGKNFIPGTSQRFPVLQIVPVPDVCNLVCVLWEIWKSEKSGHYFVPLMVNVKSKYY; this comes from the exons AACGTCAAACCTAACAAGCCGGTCTCAGAGGGCCTTTCTTCATCCATATTACTTTTCACGCCTTTAAATACTGGTGCCCCCGAGGATAAAAACGGGCCCACAGCAGATGTGTGCTCGCATGCTTTCCCCACCTTAGGCACTACTCCAGCTTTTGGCTCCCAAACTCACTGTGAAAAAGTGTGTGCAGAGGCTGTTGGGCCAACTTGCTCTACACCCCAACTTCCTCACTTAAAAGACAGTGATCAGAAACAACGCAACGGTTGGGCCAGCCCGTCAAAATCAGATTGCAGCCTTGTTGTgtcagggagggaaggacagcCTTCTTGTGACTGTGATTCTGGTCCCCAGGCAACACCTCTTCCCCCTGAGTCAGTCCCTCTCAAGACAGTCAGCTGTGTGGAAATCCACACCTGGAGTCGTGGGAAACAGTCCACCGAACAG ACTGAAGTAACTGACCTTCCTGCTTATGATAGCTTAAACCCAGGGCCACCTTCAATTGGTTTCAAAGTTAAAG AACCCTTCCGGTTCTGTTCGGTGGATGTGAGTGCCATGTGGTGGGAAAGAGCAGGTTTCAAAGAGCCATGTATCATAACTGCCTGTGAATACGTAGTTTCTCTTTGGACACCTCTCAATACTTGCGATGGGAAAAACTTTATTCCTGGCACTTCACAGAG gttCCCAGTATTACAGATAGTTCCAGTGCCTGATGTTTGTAATCTCGTGTGTGTGCTTTGGGAAATTTGGAAATCAGAGAAATCAG GGCATTACTTTGTTCCTCTGATGGTAAACGTGAAAAGCAAGTACTACTGA